The genomic region GCCGCCGGCACTTACGCCGTGCGGGTGGAAAACCTGCTGGGCGCTTTGGTGCAGGAAACCAGCCTGCGCCTGAGCCCCAGCCAGGATGCCGAGCTGAACCTGGCCGGCCTGCCCCGCGGCCTGTATGTGCTGCGCCTGCAGAACGCCGACGGCCAGACCGCCGTGCGCCGCGTGCAGCTGCAATAAGCGAGGTGATGAGGTAAAAGTGATGGGGTGATGAGGTAGAAGAAGCGGGCCAGTATGGTCGTGCGGTGGCAGACAGCCCCTCACGCCAACCGTTTTTCTCCATCACCTCATCACCGCTTTACTTCATTCCCCCGCGCCTTCCTCACTCCACTCCTTCATTACCTCATCACTTTATATGCGCCAAACTGTACTCCGCGCCATTTATTTACTGCTGCTGCTGGTGGGGCTGAGCCCCGGCCGGGCCGTGGCTTCGCATTTGCTGGGCGGCGAGATGCGCTACCAGTATCTGGATGCCAACGGCCCGGCCACGGCCCGCTACCGCTACCGCGTGACGGTGCTCGTGTACCTGAACTGGGAGTGCCCGCCGGCCGGCGGCTCATCCAGCACCCAGTCCAACGTGCCCGACGGGCGCTGCAATATCTTCCTCAACATCTACGACAAAGCCACCCGGCAGCGCATTGCCAGCACCGAAGGCAACAATGTGTTTCCCTGCACACAGGTGAGCTGCTCGACGCTGCAGAACCCCATCCAGAACGACCAGCAGCAGGCGGGCACGTTCCGGCTGCCCCGCATTTCCAACCCCAGCATCACGCCGCCGCAGCCCGGTGGGTGCAGCATTCCGGCTGGCTCGGTGCCGCCGGTGCGCCTGGCCCGCTACGAAGCCGTCGTGAACCTGCCTTTGGCGTTTGATGGCTACGTCGCCGTGTACACCGACGGCACGCGCAATTTCAATATCGACAACCTGCAGAATCCCAGCAACCAGAACCAGACGCTGTTTGTGGAAATGGCACCGCCGCTGCTGCCCAACTCCTCCCCTACCTTCTCCGATACGGCCGTAGTCGTTATCTGCCAGGGCGACACTAGCATCCTCGTCAACAACGCCGTAGACCCCGACGGCGACCGGCTGATTTATTCGTTCAGCACGCCCTACAACGGCAACCAGGGCGCGGCGCCCACTTTCGTTGCGCCGCCCAGCGTCACGTATGCTAACACGGGCGGCTACTCGGCCACCACGCCATTTGGCAGCGGCCCCGGCAACTATGCGTTTCTCAACGCCAGCAACGGCATCAGCCGCTACGCCACCTCCCGCGTGGGCCGCTACGTGGTGGCGGTGGAAGTCAAGGAATATCGCACCATCAACGGCGCGGAAGTGCTGATCGGCTCCACGAGGCGCGAAATCCAGCTGGTGTCACGTACCTGTTCGCCGAATAACTCGCCGCAGTTTACGGCCGCCACCACCGCGCAGCCGCGTTTGTTTACCGTTGAGGAAGGCCAGTCGGTCAGCTTCAACCTCGGCGCCACCGACCCCGACGGCAACCCCATCAACCTGCGCGTCAATAGCGTGCTGCTCGATGGCAGCGGCCCCTTCAATGCCACCTTTGCCGGCAGCCAGGGCACCGTATTGCCGGGCGCCGTGAGCGGCAGCGCCACCGTGCAGGGCACGGGCGCCGTCAATGGTCAGTTTGTGTTCGACAGCCAGTGCGGCAACGGCCGCGCCACGCCCTACGACGTGGTGGTGACCGCCACTGACGTGGCGTGCGGCGCGAAAAGCGTGGCCGACGTGTTCCAGATTCAGGTGACGAAAGCATTTGGTCCAAACAGCATCAGCGGCAACGACGTCATCTGCGACCGGGCCGTGGCTCAGCAGTATACGGCGGGTGGCCCTGCGGCCAGTTCCTACCGCTGGACCGTGCAGGGCGGCACCATTCAGGGCCCGGCCACCAACAACACCGTGCAGGTTCTCTGGACCGGCACCGGCGCCGGCCGCCTGGTGCTGCGCGGCGTGTCGGCGTTCGGATGCCCCACCGATTCGGTGGTGCGCGTAATTGACGTGCGGCCCGCCGGTGCGCTAGCCGTGACGCCCACCGCAGCCGCTATCTGCCCGGGCGGCTCCACCTCCCTCACGGCTACCGGCGGCACTACCTACCAGTGGACTTCCAGCACCGGCCAGACGTTTACGGGCAGCACCATCACCGTTTCGCCCGCCGTAACCACCACCTACACGGTGTCTACTTTCGACGGCATCTGCACCACTACGCGCCAGGCCACCGTGACCGTCAACCCGGCGGCCGTGGCCAACGCCGGCGCCGATGTGGCTACCTGCTCCGGCGTGTCTACGTCGATTGGCACGGCCTCCCTGGCTGGCTACACCTACCAGTGGAGCCCGGCTACCGGCCTGAGCAATACCAGCGCCGCGCAGCCCACCTTCGTGCTGAGCAACACCACCAGCACGCCCCAGACCTTCACCTACCTTGTGACGGCCACCACGGCCCAGGGCTGCGTAGCCCGCGACTCGGTGCGCATCACGCTCAACCCCGCCGCCGTGGCTAATGCCGGGGCCGACCGCGCCGTGTGCTCCGGTACGCCTACTTCGATTGGCTCGGCCTCGCTCGTGGGCTACACCTATCAGTGGAGCCCGGCCACCGGCCTGAGCAGCGCCACCGCCGCCAATCCCACGCTCACGCTGCCCAACGCCGGCAGCGCGCCGCAGATGTTCACCTACATCGTAACGGCCACCACCGCCAACAGCTGCGTGAACCGCGACACGGTGCGCGTGACCATCAACCCAGCCGCCGTGGCTACGGCCGGCGCCGACCGGGCCGTGTGCTCGGGCGAAACCACCACGCTAGGGGCGGCTTCATTGGTTGGCTACACCTACCAGTGGAGCCCGGCTACCGGCCTGAGCAGCGCCACCGCCGCCAACCCCACCTTCACCCTGACCAACACCGGCACTACGGCGCAGGTACTCACCTACACCGTCACGGCTACTACGGCTGAGGGCTGCGTGGCCCAAAGCACGGTGCGCATCACGCTCAACCCGGCCGCCATTGCCAACGCCGGCCCCGACGCCACGCTCTGCGACCGGCAGTCGACGACGCTGGGCAGCGCGGCCCTCACCGGCTACCGCTACCAGTGGAGCCCGGCCGCCAACCTGAGCAGCGCCACCACAGCCCGCCCGGTATTCACGGGCGTGAACACCACCCAAACGCCGCTCACGCTCACCTACATCCTCACGGCTACCAGCGCGCAGAACTGCGTGGCCCGCGACACGGTGCGCATCCTCGTCAACCCACGGCCGCTGCCCGACAGCATCCAGGGCTCGGCCTCGGTGTGCCCCACGGTGCAGGGCATTGCCTACAGCATCCGGGCGCCGCGCTCCACGGCCTACCAGTGGCTTGTGACGGGCGGCACCATTGCCAGCGGCCAGGGCACGGCGGCCATCACCGTGAACTGGGGCGGGGCTTCCGCCACGGCCAGCGTGCGGGCGTTCCGGCTGAATGCTGAAGGCTGCTCGTCGGATACCGTACGGTTCCCGGTGCGCATCAATCAGCAGCTCGTGACGCAGCGGCCCACCGGCCCGCTGCGCGTGTGCCTCGCCGATGGCCCCTTCACCTACCAGACCCAGCTTACCAACGGTTCCACCTACGGCTGGCAGATTGTGGGCGGCACGCAGCTAAGCACCAGCCAGAACA from Hymenobacter canadensis harbors:
- a CDS encoding gliding motility-associated C-terminal domain-containing protein; its protein translation is MRQTVLRAIYLLLLLVGLSPGRAVASHLLGGEMRYQYLDANGPATARYRYRVTVLVYLNWECPPAGGSSSTQSNVPDGRCNIFLNIYDKATRQRIASTEGNNVFPCTQVSCSTLQNPIQNDQQQAGTFRLPRISNPSITPPQPGGCSIPAGSVPPVRLARYEAVVNLPLAFDGYVAVYTDGTRNFNIDNLQNPSNQNQTLFVEMAPPLLPNSSPTFSDTAVVVICQGDTSILVNNAVDPDGDRLIYSFSTPYNGNQGAAPTFVAPPSVTYANTGGYSATTPFGSGPGNYAFLNASNGISRYATSRVGRYVVAVEVKEYRTINGAEVLIGSTRREIQLVSRTCSPNNSPQFTAATTAQPRLFTVEEGQSVSFNLGATDPDGNPINLRVNSVLLDGSGPFNATFAGSQGTVLPGAVSGSATVQGTGAVNGQFVFDSQCGNGRATPYDVVVTATDVACGAKSVADVFQIQVTKAFGPNSISGNDVICDRAVAQQYTAGGPAASSYRWTVQGGTIQGPATNNTVQVLWTGTGAGRLVLRGVSAFGCPTDSVVRVIDVRPAGALAVTPTAAAICPGGSTSLTATGGTTYQWTSSTGQTFTGSTITVSPAVTTTYTVSTFDGICTTTRQATVTVNPAAVANAGADVATCSGVSTSIGTASLAGYTYQWSPATGLSNTSAAQPTFVLSNTTSTPQTFTYLVTATTAQGCVARDSVRITLNPAAVANAGADRAVCSGTPTSIGSASLVGYTYQWSPATGLSSATAANPTLTLPNAGSAPQMFTYIVTATTANSCVNRDTVRVTINPAAVATAGADRAVCSGETTTLGAASLVGYTYQWSPATGLSSATAANPTFTLTNTGTTAQVLTYTVTATTAEGCVAQSTVRITLNPAAIANAGPDATLCDRQSTTLGSAALTGYRYQWSPAANLSSATTARPVFTGVNTTQTPLTLTYILTATSAQNCVARDTVRILVNPRPLPDSIQGSASVCPTVQGIAYSIRAPRSTAYQWLVTGGTIASGQGTAAITVNWGGASATASVRAFRLNAEGCSSDTVRFPVRINQQLVTQRPTGPLRVCLADGPFTYQTQLTNGSTYGWQIVGGTQLSTSQNTVQVNFTRPGIAKLVVTESSNPAGGRCLGQSDTLYVTVLPSPAANLAISGPARACASQTAAQFTLAGTAGSTYAWTVNGTPQTVTAGTLSVPTVVGTYTITARETNTSLCAGPVFTKTFVVVPPLAIAGPASYCPASRTGLRYSTATLSGGQYQWTITGGTITSGQGTATVTVDVPAGSANATLSVSETTSTACAATFTIRPDNATVALNVASVDLQDDRKINLVLNVPNNSGNANRVQILRRVAGSTSAFATVGNVPNTAITFTDTSVDADAAAYEYRVELTNACGDLLASTQHTTIRTLATAVEGGTGRDEGKVNVSWNAYQGFAVQQYRLYRRAANGTAELVQTVAGTTTSVQLTTGSAGFDQCFRIEAVGPGTLTSTSNEACVQFANDLVFYNVVTPNGDNLNDQFIIKNVELYPGNSLAIFNRWGKEVYKTSSYRNTFDASTTSAGVYYYLLKLPDGRSFKGWFDVVK